In Hydrocarboniclastica marina, the following are encoded in one genomic region:
- a CDS encoding S26 family signal peptidase: MNRTRKPWLPFLSKAVLLSASVVGAILWFEANYVLGKDSQYVKCIPGVDWFLGDRGDREIERDGIYMVASKGLDPIYPDGTVLVKYLRGLPGDTVKIDETGVYVNGRNLGTGQLPLAHKFEIEPESLHGERVLGDDEYWLMGTAALSFDSRYWGPVSESQVIRRAYAIF, translated from the coding sequence GTGAATAGAACAAGAAAGCCATGGCTGCCCTTTCTGTCAAAGGCAGTACTGCTTTCAGCTTCTGTCGTTGGGGCAATATTGTGGTTTGAGGCCAATTACGTTCTGGGCAAGGATTCCCAGTACGTTAAGTGCATACCTGGCGTTGATTGGTTTCTCGGAGACCGCGGCGATCGGGAGATTGAGCGCGACGGTATATACATGGTGGCGTCGAAAGGGCTGGACCCGATTTATCCAGATGGAACAGTCCTGGTCAAATATCTTCGGGGTCTACCGGGGGACACGGTCAAAATAGATGAAACTGGGGTTTATGTTAACGGTAGAAATCTCGGTACCGGTCAGCTTCCGTTAGCCCATAAATTTGAGATCGAGCCAGAATCACTCCATGGAGAGCGAGTACTTGGCGACGATGAGTACTGGCTGATGGGCACTGCAGCTTTGAGCTTCGACTCCAGATACTGGGGCCCAGTCAGTGAAAGTCAGGTGATACGACGTGCCTATGCGATATTCTAA
- a CDS encoding DsbC family protein produces MWRLRFLFLLSLALSQVAIAQETIPESLSKKGLDPSRIIEMPVQGMVAYEAQNGSLVFMSKNGRYVFQGKVTDVWAANELISGEQVYESTSTLPFETMGVNFDDYDALTLGTGSRTVHVITDPLCPACAKLSEAMVELKGEYTFKILVLPALGGKSADLAARVACEKDRERALQALLEKRTEELPSPQNCNFDALQSASLVSDLIGIDAVPYVVAPNGKISRGMPKKINEWLSENSDAKAVAGQPMSVTSLIDNSSPEQASGTGTTINQKLLNALK; encoded by the coding sequence ATGTGGCGCTTGAGATTCCTATTTTTGCTATCGCTAGCCCTATCCCAAGTGGCTATAGCGCAAGAGACAATCCCCGAAAGCCTGTCAAAGAAAGGCCTGGATCCCAGCCGGATAATAGAAATGCCAGTCCAGGGCATGGTCGCCTATGAAGCTCAGAATGGCTCACTCGTCTTCATGTCGAAGAATGGTCGATACGTCTTTCAGGGAAAGGTAACGGACGTGTGGGCTGCAAACGAGCTGATCTCTGGTGAGCAAGTTTATGAGTCAACCAGCACTCTGCCTTTCGAAACCATGGGGGTGAATTTTGATGATTACGATGCGCTGACCCTCGGAACTGGATCGCGCACAGTCCATGTGATTACTGATCCGCTTTGTCCGGCTTGTGCAAAGCTGAGCGAGGCTATGGTCGAGCTTAAGGGTGAGTACACCTTCAAAATTCTGGTCCTGCCGGCGTTAGGCGGGAAAAGTGCTGATCTCGCTGCCCGGGTTGCCTGCGAAAAGGATCGTGAGAGGGCGCTGCAGGCACTGTTGGAAAAGAGAACAGAAGAGCTACCCAGCCCCCAGAACTGTAACTTCGATGCCCTCCAGTCGGCCAGTCTTGTTTCAGACCTCATCGGAATTGATGCGGTACCTTATGTCGTTGCACCGAACGGGAAAATTTCAAGAGGCATGCCGAAGAAGATAAACGAATGGCTCTCTGAAAATTCAGACGCGAAAGCAGTAGCCGGTCAGCCTATGAGCGTTACTAGCCTCATTGATAACAGCTCACCTGAGCAGGCGAGCGGGACCGGTACAACAATCAATCAAAAGCTGCTTAACGCGCTGAAGTGA
- the traC gene encoding type IV secretion system protein TraC: MELITVKQKAGKRYIHEDYRTGSIFPVMAYDDETGYFISDDKSIGYTFSCQPLFGQDGQIEERLTSFINTDFPAGTIVSILWFRSPDYTYELARMRDLRESSGYFNPLMADVIRQRSEFLLNGGIKPVDPHHGQLFFDLKVIITVKLPISDHLPSAEEEYMLKSYKKKTESALKTIGFSPVELDANGYIRAVNSLMNWGNEASWRQGPVSHDKGRPICDQLMDFDKDIVVEKGHLQIGDTFMKALSAKRLPESFYFGDAMKYAGDLRGGNVSLKQQYAVCCNIFYPDSEKEKHSLERKRGLAVNQAKGPMLTLVPILADKKRGFDNLYDSMNDGYRAVKMTYSLLVFGKNEDEVTEAATNAKTIWREQRFTLMDDKFVQLPLYINCLPMMADRDAVADLWRYKTLTAEQAAVLVPIFGEWKGTGTPHINLISRNGQLMSFSMHDTGSNKNMLICATSGGGKSFFTNELILSYMSEGAQVWCVDVGRSYEKLCEAVDGDFIHFGSESDISVNPFELVVSIDGSEETRSKRLTPQEARAMDSGDVKDEGEEDALVGLITAMASQNDPLDDVQISVLRQVISEVWKEKDREMLVDDIAEKCAAHPKEIIQDLATRLYAFTSKGSYGKYFCRPNNVNFNKQLTVLELEELKGRSHLQKVVLFQLIYQIQQEVYLGDRNRKKVVIIDESWDLIQNGGPEVQKFIEHAYRRFRKYGASVLLVTQSIQDMYKSPVGEAIVENSATMALFRHTEEAVDKLKREAKLVLPDGAFHMLKTVHTAPPHYSEVFLKTERGIGIGRLIVNDFQKLLYSTSSDEVSAINELKKQGHSVEEAINILLRRSSKVA, translated from the coding sequence ATGGAACTTATCACCGTAAAGCAGAAAGCCGGTAAGCGTTATATACATGAAGACTACCGTACCGGATCCATATTCCCGGTCATGGCGTATGACGATGAGACGGGTTACTTCATCAGCGATGACAAATCGATCGGTTACACGTTTTCCTGTCAGCCTTTGTTTGGCCAAGACGGCCAGATTGAGGAGCGACTGACATCCTTCATTAACACCGACTTTCCGGCTGGGACGATAGTGTCAATTCTATGGTTCCGTTCTCCCGACTACACCTATGAGCTTGCCCGCATGCGGGATCTAAGGGAGAGCTCAGGCTATTTCAATCCTCTGATGGCCGACGTCATTCGGCAGCGCTCAGAATTCCTCCTGAATGGCGGTATAAAGCCGGTCGACCCCCACCACGGGCAGCTGTTCTTCGATCTCAAGGTAATCATCACCGTTAAGCTCCCAATTTCAGATCACCTCCCTTCTGCGGAGGAAGAGTACATGCTGAAGTCGTATAAGAAGAAGACGGAATCGGCACTCAAAACCATCGGGTTTAGCCCAGTCGAGCTAGATGCCAACGGATACATCCGGGCCGTGAACAGTCTTATGAACTGGGGCAATGAAGCTTCATGGCGCCAGGGTCCCGTCAGCCACGACAAGGGACGGCCGATCTGCGACCAGCTGATGGACTTCGATAAAGACATTGTTGTCGAGAAGGGTCATCTTCAGATCGGAGACACCTTCATGAAGGCACTTTCGGCAAAGCGTCTTCCGGAGTCGTTCTATTTCGGCGATGCGATGAAGTACGCCGGTGATCTTCGAGGCGGCAACGTATCGTTGAAACAACAGTACGCGGTATGTTGCAACATCTTCTATCCCGACAGCGAGAAAGAGAAACACTCTCTTGAACGCAAGCGGGGTCTGGCAGTTAACCAAGCCAAAGGGCCAATGCTGACCCTCGTCCCGATCCTTGCCGACAAAAAGCGCGGATTCGACAACCTCTACGATTCTATGAATGACGGGTACCGTGCCGTCAAAATGACCTACTCCTTGCTGGTTTTCGGTAAAAACGAAGACGAAGTCACCGAGGCTGCAACTAACGCCAAGACAATCTGGCGCGAGCAGCGCTTTACCCTTATGGATGACAAGTTCGTTCAGCTACCCCTCTATATCAATTGCCTGCCGATGATGGCCGACCGGGATGCAGTGGCTGATCTCTGGCGCTACAAAACCCTGACTGCAGAGCAGGCGGCAGTTCTAGTGCCAATTTTTGGAGAATGGAAGGGGACAGGTACACCCCACATCAACTTGATCAGTCGTAATGGCCAGTTGATGTCGTTCTCGATGCACGACACCGGTTCGAACAAAAACATGCTGATTTGTGCCACCTCGGGGGGCGGGAAATCATTCTTCACAAATGAGCTCATCCTTTCCTACATGTCAGAAGGCGCCCAGGTGTGGTGCGTGGATGTGGGTCGGTCCTACGAAAAGTTGTGTGAGGCTGTAGACGGCGACTTCATCCATTTCGGTTCTGAATCGGATATTTCGGTCAATCCTTTTGAGCTGGTCGTATCCATTGATGGCAGTGAGGAAACGCGTTCTAAGCGACTGACACCTCAGGAAGCCAGGGCGATGGACTCTGGGGACGTAAAGGATGAGGGTGAGGAGGACGCTCTGGTCGGTCTTATAACAGCCATGGCCTCTCAGAATGATCCGCTTGATGACGTTCAAATCTCAGTTCTTCGGCAGGTCATATCCGAGGTATGGAAAGAAAAAGACCGAGAAATGTTGGTCGACGACATCGCCGAAAAGTGTGCGGCGCACCCTAAAGAAATCATCCAGGACCTGGCAACTCGGTTATATGCCTTCACCTCGAAAGGATCCTACGGGAAGTATTTCTGCCGGCCCAATAACGTCAACTTCAACAAGCAGCTCACCGTGCTTGAGCTCGAAGAGCTCAAGGGTCGATCTCACCTTCAGAAGGTGGTTCTTTTCCAGCTGATCTACCAGATTCAGCAAGAGGTCTATCTCGGCGATCGCAATCGCAAGAAGGTGGTAATCATCGACGAAAGTTGGGACCTGATACAGAACGGCGGCCCTGAGGTTCAAAAATTTATTGAACACGCCTACCGCCGCTTCCGTAAGTATGGGGCGAGCGTGCTCCTGGTTACCCAGTCGATTCAGGACATGTACAAGTCACCCGTGGGTGAAGCGATAGTAGAAAACTCAGCCACCATGGCACTGTTTAGGCATACCGAGGAGGCTGTAGACAAGCTCAAACGCGAAGCGAAGCTGGTCCTTCCCGATGGCGCCTTCCACATGCTGAAGACTGTTCATACGGCTCCACCACACTACTCCGAGGTCTTTCTGAAAACAGAGCGCGGTATCGGCATCGGTCGGCTTATCGTCAACGACTTCCAGAAACTCTTGTATTCGACAAGTTCTGATGAAGTCTCAGCGATCAATGAACTTAAGAAGCAAGGTCATTCTGTCGAAGAAGCCATCAACATCCTGCTGCGCCGCAGCAGTAAGGTTGCATAA
- a CDS encoding TrbC family F-type conjugative pilus assembly protein, with translation MRYSKLITAALILFCATAGASGYTLSPEDKRALEQGRKRSSEIDLSSLLRGRDASPGANQDKLQEAIDHSAKIAGNATLGEKQKQQALEICRNQRQYLLVSRSMGKSGLHEALAEASNNQNLTVLFQGIPDGTTVQEGILDIQRLAREYDPIPSVGLNPLIFQRHQVKDVPHAILMSPGSWEGNKCIQSVEASMSGLTNYGYLLGKIDSGFSGHLGKLGPTVPISERNFMEVIEERIKATDWAAVKSKAVDNVWKKQPMEALPPATEDVVFKIDPSVIATQDIKTPDGKFVARKGDKINQLEVMPFNQLIVIMNPLRKAEIEAAKEIVEQGKAAGLRVSVLLTEIDRELGWDSYNKVVDEMGMHVFMLTPEVVQRFQVRSTLSVVTADKGVFLVREVAL, from the coding sequence ATGCGATATTCTAAGCTAATAACCGCTGCCTTGATCCTGTTCTGCGCGACAGCTGGAGCATCCGGCTATACGTTGAGTCCTGAGGACAAGCGAGCGCTCGAACAGGGCAGGAAGAGGTCCAGCGAAATCGATCTCAGCAGCTTGCTTCGAGGTAGAGACGCTAGCCCCGGTGCGAACCAGGATAAGCTTCAGGAAGCCATAGACCACTCCGCAAAAATAGCCGGCAACGCAACCTTGGGAGAAAAGCAGAAGCAGCAAGCTCTTGAGATCTGCAGGAACCAAAGGCAGTACCTCTTAGTGTCCCGTTCAATGGGAAAGTCAGGTCTGCATGAAGCGCTAGCCGAAGCTTCTAACAACCAGAATCTAACGGTGCTTTTTCAGGGAATACCGGACGGGACAACGGTCCAGGAAGGGATATTGGACATCCAGAGACTCGCTCGTGAATACGACCCAATACCATCTGTGGGCCTGAACCCGTTAATCTTCCAGCGCCACCAGGTGAAGGATGTACCGCACGCTATTCTCATGAGCCCGGGAAGCTGGGAAGGAAATAAATGCATACAAAGCGTCGAGGCGAGTATGAGTGGCCTAACCAACTACGGCTATCTCCTAGGCAAAATAGATTCCGGTTTTAGCGGTCACCTGGGAAAACTAGGGCCAACCGTTCCGATCTCAGAACGTAACTTTATGGAAGTGATAGAGGAGCGGATCAAAGCGACCGACTGGGCTGCAGTTAAAAGCAAAGCGGTAGATAACGTCTGGAAAAAGCAACCAATGGAAGCGCTCCCACCTGCAACAGAAGACGTAGTTTTCAAAATTGATCCGTCAGTCATTGCGACTCAGGACATAAAGACACCTGATGGGAAATTTGTTGCGCGAAAAGGCGACAAAATTAACCAATTAGAGGTCATGCCTTTTAATCAGCTCATCGTCATCATGAACCCTCTACGGAAGGCAGAAATAGAAGCTGCGAAAGAAATTGTTGAACAAGGAAAAGCCGCGGGCCTAAGGGTCAGTGTATTATTAACAGAGATCGATAGAGAATTAGGCTGGGATAGCTACAACAAAGTTGTGGATGAGATGGGGATGCATGTTTTCATGCTAACTCCAGAAGTTGTTCAACGTTTTCAGGTCAGATCGACGCTATCAGTAGTGACCGCAGATAAAGGAGTCTTCCTAGTTCGCGAGGTTGCACTGTAG